The following proteins come from a genomic window of Acidobacteriota bacterium:
- a CDS encoding DUF3325 family protein — MIVLALNLLAAVALSVSMQRHWKQVLEGRPYSRPRALALRAVGYLLLLVAGIVALRTHGAVAGLAFFCAMFTVSIVGIAVVLPYWTGR; from the coding sequence ATGATCGTCCTCGCCCTCAACCTGCTCGCCGCTGTCGCCCTCAGCGTCTCCATGCAGCGCCACTGGAAACAGGTGCTGGAGGGGCGACCGTACTCGCGTCCCCGGGCCCTCGCCCTGCGCGCTGTCGGCTACCTGCTGCTGCTGGTGGCCGGCATCGTCGCCCTCCGCACCCACGGCGCGGTCGCCGGCCTGGCCTTCTTCTGCGCCATGTTCACCGTTTCCATCGTCGGCATCGCCGTGGTGCTGCCGTACTGGACCGGTCGCTAG
- a CDS encoding CarD family transcriptional regulator — translation MTFKPGQKVVYPNHGVGIVEKIEPGAIDGIEQTYYFLRLLSNNSKVMVPEDNLDLVGLRPLCTEKEISELFEILEDGNIDTYKDWKGRYKQNLDKMKTGHLTEVAEVLKNLRLVSQRKSLSFREKKMFERAKYFIVSEVAHVRDISERKSEEQVEDALASSLEKREQAKAS, via the coding sequence GTGACATTCAAGCCCGGACAGAAAGTGGTCTACCCGAATCATGGAGTCGGGATTGTCGAGAAGATCGAGCCTGGAGCGATCGATGGGATCGAGCAGACCTACTACTTCCTGCGCCTGCTTTCCAACAATTCCAAGGTGATGGTGCCGGAGGACAACCTCGACCTCGTCGGTCTGCGGCCTCTGTGCACGGAGAAGGAGATCTCCGAGCTGTTCGAGATTCTCGAGGACGGCAACATCGACACCTACAAGGATTGGAAAGGCCGCTACAAGCAGAACCTCGACAAGATGAAGACCGGTCACCTCACGGAGGTGGCGGAGGTGCTCAAGAACCTGCGCCTGGTGAGCCAGCGCAAGAGTCTTTCCTTCCGCGAGAAGAAGATGTTCGAGCGCGCCAAGTACTTCATCGTCTCGGAGGTCGCCCACGTGCGGGACATCAGCGAGCGCAAGTCCGAGGAGCAGGTCGAGGACGCCCTCGCTTCGAGTCTCGAAAAGCGCGAGCAGGCAAAGGCCAGCTAA